From the genome of Thermococcus chitonophagus, one region includes:
- the pepQ gene encoding Xaa-Pro dipeptidase PepQ: MKERIEKLINSLEKNNIDAIFLAKAPNVYYFSGASPLAGGYLIVMDSGATLYVPELEYEMAKEESSVNVEKFKKIDELYEKLKGVDSLGIEGSLSYSFVSELKEKAGIKDFKKIDDTIKELRIVKTHEELEIIEKACEIADKAVMAAIEEITEGKREREVAAKVEYLMKMNGAEKPAFDTIIASGYRSALPHGVASDKRIEKGDLVVIDLGALYNHYNSDITRTIVVGSPNEKQREIYEIVLEAQKKAVEAAKPGMTAKELDSIARDVIKEYGYGDYFIHSLGHGVGLEIHEWPRISQYDETVLKEGMVITIEPGIYIPKFGGVRIEDTVVITKSGAKRLTKTERELI, from the coding sequence ATGAAAGAAAGAATTGAGAAACTTATTAACTCTCTAGAAAAAAACAATATTGATGCGATATTCCTCGCAAAAGCTCCAAATGTTTATTATTTCTCTGGAGCATCGCCTCTCGCGGGTGGATACCTCATTGTAATGGATTCTGGAGCAACACTATACGTTCCTGAGCTAGAGTATGAAATGGCCAAAGAGGAGAGCAGTGTGAATGTTGAAAAGTTCAAGAAAATAGACGAATTGTACGAGAAGCTCAAAGGAGTAGATTCACTGGGAATTGAGGGAAGCTTATCATATTCCTTTGTAAGCGAGCTCAAAGAAAAGGCAGGTATAAAAGATTTCAAGAAAATTGACGACACGATAAAAGAGCTCAGAATAGTGAAAACCCATGAGGAGCTGGAAATAATAGAAAAGGCTTGTGAGATAGCTGACAAAGCTGTTATGGCTGCCATAGAGGAGATCACTGAAGGAAAGAGGGAGAGAGAAGTAGCTGCAAAAGTTGAATACTTGATGAAGATGAATGGTGCTGAAAAACCAGCTTTCGACACTATAATTGCGAGCGGGTACAGGTCTGCGTTGCCCCACGGTGTTGCGAGCGATAAAAGAATAGAAAAGGGCGACCTAGTGGTGATAGACCTTGGAGCCCTCTACAACCACTACAACTCCGACATCACGAGAACTATAGTGGTTGGTTCACCTAATGAGAAGCAGAGGGAGATATACGAGATAGTTCTCGAAGCTCAGAAAAAGGCTGTTGAAGCTGCAAAGCCGGGAATGACTGCGAAGGAGCTAGATAGTATTGCCAGGGACGTTATAAAAGAGTACGGTTATGGGGATTACTTCATACACTCCCTGGGACATGGAGTTGGTCTTGAGATCCATGAATGGCCAAGAATAAGTCAGTATGACGAAACGGTACTCAAAGAAGGAATGGTTATAACGATAGAACCGGGAATATACATTCCAAAATTTGGTGGTGTCAGGATAGAAGATACTGTAGTTATAACAAAGAGCGGGGCAAAAAGGCTAACAAAGACTGAGAGAGAGCTCATTTAA
- a CDS encoding maleate cis-trans isomerase family protein has product MFGWRGRFGLIVPSSNTTMEMEFHRYLPEGVSLHTARMPLRNVNEEELTKMTTFAVDAAKLLADAGVELIAFGCTSGSFIGGKDFEKELEIKIEEEVNIETFTTSTAVLEALNTLDVQSLLVITPYIDEINQKEKEFLEANGFEVLDIRGLGIEENLEIGRLEPYTAYRLAKATFTDEADGIFISCTNWRTFEIIEKIETDLRVPVVTSNQATLWMALRALDVRDKLPLGKLLREY; this is encoded by the coding sequence ATGTTTGGCTGGAGAGGAAGGTTTGGGCTTATAGTGCCGTCTTCAAACACAACAATGGAGATGGAGTTTCACAGATATCTTCCAGAGGGAGTATCACTCCACACTGCCAGAATGCCACTTCGAAATGTAAACGAGGAAGAGCTAACTAAAATGACCACATTCGCAGTTGATGCGGCAAAGCTTCTAGCGGATGCTGGAGTTGAATTAATAGCCTTTGGTTGCACAAGTGGGTCTTTTATTGGGGGTAAGGACTTTGAGAAAGAGCTCGAGATAAAGATCGAAGAGGAGGTTAACATTGAAACTTTCACAACGAGTACCGCAGTTCTGGAGGCCCTTAACACCCTCGATGTGCAGTCCCTGCTCGTGATAACCCCCTACATAGATGAAATAAACCAGAAGGAGAAGGAATTCTTAGAGGCTAATGGCTTTGAAGTTCTTGACATACGGGGGCTTGGAATTGAGGAAAACCTTGAGATAGGTCGACTTGAGCCCTACACAGCGTACAGACTTGCGAAGGCAACGTTTACGGATGAAGCAGATGGAATATTCATAAGCTGCACAAACTGGAGGACATTCGAAATAATAGAGAAAATTGAGACAGATCTTAGAGTCCCAGTAGTCACGAGCAACCAAGCAACATTGTGGATGGCCTTGAGAGCATTAGACGTGAGAGATAAATTGCCCCTAGGCAAGCTACTAAGGGAATACTAA
- the rnz gene encoding ribonuclease Z, giving the protein MIEVIFLGTGGIKPTPERNVPGIAIKIGKEIILFDAGEGTLKQMEIAGLSPMRISRIFITHFHGDHYLGIPSLIQTMNLWHREAPLYIYGPPGTVDFIRNLLNSGYFRPSFKVIVTELVEGEEVKGREYRIKPFQVLHGIPAFGYVFKEKDRRGNFNLEKIRAMGLKPGPWMKELERKGKVKVNEIEIKLEDVTGPKKKGAKIVYTGDTEPMPLGGIAEDADLLIHDATYLTEHEKRDSYHSTVREACEVGRECGVELLVLFHRAPRYRYVEYKREALKICPSAYVPRDFDRILVGNGNVVLKVR; this is encoded by the coding sequence ATGATAGAGGTAATATTCCTGGGAACGGGAGGAATAAAGCCCACACCTGAAAGAAATGTGCCTGGGATAGCTATCAAAATAGGAAAGGAGATTATTTTATTTGACGCTGGGGAGGGAACATTAAAGCAAATGGAAATTGCAGGACTTAGCCCCATGAGGATAAGCAGAATATTTATCACTCACTTTCACGGAGATCACTACCTTGGTATTCCCTCCCTTATCCAGACCATGAACCTATGGCACAGGGAGGCTCCCCTCTATATATATGGGCCTCCAGGAACTGTTGACTTCATAAGAAATCTTTTAAATAGTGGATACTTTAGGCCGAGCTTTAAGGTCATTGTTACGGAGTTAGTTGAGGGAGAAGAGGTTAAAGGAAGGGAATACAGGATAAAACCGTTCCAAGTTCTTCATGGAATCCCAGCTTTTGGCTATGTATTCAAGGAGAAGGATAGGAGGGGTAATTTCAACTTAGAAAAGATAAGGGCAATGGGTTTAAAGCCCGGTCCATGGATGAAGGAGCTGGAGAGAAAGGGGAAGGTAAAGGTTAATGAGATCGAGATAAAGCTTGAAGATGTTACAGGACCAAAGAAAAAAGGTGCAAAAATCGTATACACCGGAGACACGGAACCGATGCCCTTAGGGGGTATAGCGGAAGATGCAGACTTACTAATCCATGATGCAACTTATTTAACGGAGCACGAGAAGAGAGATAGCTATCACTCAACAGTAAGGGAAGCATGTGAAGTTGGGAGAGAATGTGGAGTGGAGCTTTTAGTTCTCTTTCACAGGGCTCCGAGGTACAGGTATGTAGAATACAAGAGAGAAGCCTTAAAGATATGCCCTTCAGCCTATGTCCCCAGGGATTTCGACAGGATATTGGTGGGTAATGGAAATGTCGTACTTAAGGTACGTTAA
- a CDS encoding TraB domain-containing protein, with amino-acid sequence MSYLRYVKVIGTVHVLPESVEEVRRSILQESPDAVAIELDYGRLMALLGREELTLAQALKLGRVGILGYILQEIEKFLGKDFGALPGEEMIEAYELATSLGIPIYLIDQPVQITLQKLLSGPRIEILRGLAEVVLLPFSGREVDIRDYRLLEHEFRIKYPYFYKVLVEERNIYMARNLMMIVDSILTKKKKAKVIAVVGLGHKRGIERILNRYTPRALKSMSL; translated from the coding sequence ATGTCGTACTTAAGGTACGTTAAAGTTATCGGAACTGTACATGTTCTTCCTGAAAGCGTGGAGGAGGTAAGGAGGAGCATACTTCAGGAGTCCCCGGATGCCGTCGCAATAGAGCTGGACTATGGCAGGTTAATGGCGCTTCTCGGGAGGGAGGAGCTGACACTAGCACAGGCCCTGAAGCTAGGAAGGGTTGGGATTCTTGGATACATACTTCAGGAAATTGAAAAGTTCCTGGGAAAGGATTTTGGAGCTCTTCCTGGGGAGGAAATGATTGAGGCTTATGAACTCGCTACTTCCCTGGGAATTCCTATATATTTAATCGATCAGCCAGTCCAAATAACCTTACAGAAGCTTCTCTCTGGCCCAAGGATTGAGATACTGAGGGGGCTTGCAGAAGTTGTACTTCTCCCCTTCTCGGGAAGGGAAGTCGATATAAGGGATTATAGGTTACTTGAGCATGAATTCAGAATCAAGTATCCGTACTTTTATAAGGTCTTGGTAGAAGAGAGGAACATTTACATGGCCAGAAACTTAATGATGATAGTTGATTCCATTCTAACTAAGAAGAAAAAAGCAAAGGTAATTGCAGTTGTTGGCCTAGGACATAAAAGGGGGATAGAGAGAATTTTAAACCGCTACACTCCCAGGGCGTTGAAGAGCATGTCCCTGTAG
- the pyrE gene encoding orotate phosphoribosyltransferase produces the protein MKDELIKMIIEEECIKFGHFVLTSGKESNYYIDVKKLITNPRALKLIARLISERAQELGLSYDKVAGPELGAVPIATALALETGRPLLIVRKKKKEHGTGKQIEGEIKPGDKVLLVEDVTTTGGSVLRAARILKENGAEVVGIFVVVDREEGAKEAIEREGYRLYPLVLVSELFEAAGVPKG, from the coding sequence ATGAAGGACGAGCTTATAAAGATGATAATTGAGGAAGAATGCATTAAGTTTGGCCACTTCGTTCTGACGTCCGGCAAGGAGAGCAACTATTACATAGATGTAAAGAAGCTGATAACAAATCCAAGGGCCCTAAAGTTGATAGCTAGGCTTATATCTGAGAGGGCCCAGGAACTTGGGCTTAGCTATGACAAGGTCGCTGGCCCTGAGCTTGGAGCAGTTCCAATAGCCACAGCATTAGCCCTAGAAACGGGGAGGCCTCTCTTGATAGTGAGGAAGAAAAAGAAGGAGCACGGAACTGGAAAGCAGATTGAGGGAGAAATCAAGCCTGGGGATAAAGTCCTGCTCGTTGAAGATGTCACAACAACGGGAGGAAGCGTTCTTAGGGCTGCAAGAATTTTAAAGGAGAACGGAGCTGAGGTAGTTGGCATCTTTGTAGTTGTTGACAGGGAAGAGGGAGCGAAAGAGGCAATAGAGAGGGAAGGGTACAGACTCTATCCTCTCGTTCTAGTCAGTGAGCTCTTCGAGGCTGCGGGTGTTCCTAAGGGTTAA
- a CDS encoding 50S ribosomal protein L21e: MVQKAHSFRRKTRKKLRKHPRRRGLPPLTRFLQEFEVGQRVHIVIEPSYHKGMPDPRFHGRTGTVVGKRGDAYIVEVPDGNKVKTLFIHPVHLRPQK; encoded by the coding sequence ATGGTTCAGAAGGCTCACAGCTTTAGGAGAAAAACTAGGAAAAAGTTGAGGAAGCATCCCAGGAGAAGGGGGCTTCCTCCACTCACTAGGTTCCTTCAAGAGTTTGAAGTGGGGCAGAGGGTTCACATAGTAATCGAGCCCAGCTACCACAAAGGCATGCCAGACCCAAGGTTCCACGGCAGAACTGGTACCGTCGTTGGCAAGAGGGGAGACGCCTACATAGTTGAAGTTCCGGACGGTAATAAGGTAAAGACACTCTTCATCCACCCAGTCCACCTTAGGCCCCAGAAGTGA
- a CDS encoding RNA polymerase Rpb4 family protein — MIGRKKLGQRYITIAEAKEILLKRHEEGLKAGIEEPLYYEARLALEHAEKFAKLPAEKARDAVEELMNTFEWMNDWLAAKIVDIMPEDTFDLRVIFAKEEYQPTQDEMKKIIEILDKYRG; from the coding sequence ATGATAGGGAGAAAAAAGCTCGGACAAAGGTACATAACAATCGCAGAGGCTAAAGAGATACTCCTCAAGAGACATGAAGAAGGATTAAAGGCTGGAATAGAAGAGCCCCTGTACTATGAAGCTAGACTTGCCCTCGAGCATGCAGAAAAATTTGCAAAGTTGCCAGCAGAAAAGGCGAGAGATGCTGTGGAAGAGCTAATGAACACCTTTGAGTGGATGAATGACTGGCTTGCAGCCAAGATAGTCGATATAATGCCAGAAGACACCTTCGATTTAAGGGTTATCTTCGCTAAGGAAGAGTACCAGCCAACTCAGGATGAGATGAAGAAAATCATTGAGATACTTGACAAATACAGGGGATAA
- a CDS encoding geranylgeranylglyceryl/heptaprenylglyceryl phosphate synthase, with product MKIGRVERYIHEKLEENKLHFVLIDPDDTSPDEASKIAKLCEEVGVDAIMVGGSTGAEGNILDEVVRAIKESSSLPVILFPGSHGGISKYADAIFFMSLLNSRNPFFITGAQALGAFTVKKFGLEPIPMAYIIIEPGETVGWVGDAKPIPRHKPKIAAAYALAGQYLGMRLIYLEAGSGAPEPVPPEMVRVVKSAIDVPLIVGGGIRNGNQARELVKAGADIIVTGTAIESAKSIEEAKVRLKHLREGIKA from the coding sequence GTGAAAATAGGAAGAGTAGAGAGATACATTCACGAAAAGCTTGAAGAGAATAAGTTGCACTTCGTTTTAATAGACCCTGACGATACTTCTCCCGACGAGGCATCAAAAATAGCTAAACTTTGTGAGGAGGTTGGAGTTGACGCAATAATGGTTGGAGGATCAACCGGCGCTGAGGGGAATATTCTCGATGAGGTTGTTAGAGCTATAAAAGAGAGCTCTTCTCTTCCAGTTATCCTATTCCCAGGGTCACATGGGGGGATAAGCAAGTACGCAGATGCAATATTCTTTATGAGCCTCCTGAACTCGAGGAACCCATTCTTCATTACAGGAGCCCAAGCCCTCGGAGCGTTTACAGTGAAGAAGTTTGGACTAGAGCCAATACCGATGGCGTACATAATAATAGAGCCGGGAGAAACTGTTGGATGGGTAGGAGACGCCAAACCCATCCCAAGACACAAGCCAAAGATAGCTGCAGCGTATGCACTCGCTGGTCAGTACTTAGGGATGAGACTGATTTACCTCGAGGCCGGAAGCGGAGCTCCTGAACCAGTCCCCCCGGAAATGGTTAGGGTAGTAAAGTCAGCCATTGACGTTCCTTTAATTGTTGGAGGAGGAATAAGAAATGGTAATCAGGCTAGAGAGTTAGTGAAGGCGGGAGCAGACATTATCGTGACTGGGACGGCAATCGAAAGTGCAAAGTCTATTGAAGAGGCCAAAGTCAGGCTAAAGCATCTCAGAGAGGGGATTAAAGCTTGA
- a CDS encoding GIY-YIG nuclease family protein has protein sequence MKGSYILLLYLPQDSEIKTRAKIFALKRGYYAYVGSAMNSLEKRVERHFKKEKRLHWHIDYLTLKTEPLTAYLIPSSVRLEEILSKEIAKIGEVVRGFGASDLNVPGNLFYFNHDPRYLVEKLLQSLGLTYIEFRASEE, from the coding sequence TTGAAAGGCTCCTATATTTTACTATTGTATCTTCCCCAGGACAGCGAGATAAAAACTAGGGCAAAGATATTCGCCTTGAAAAGGGGTTACTATGCCTACGTTGGTTCAGCCATGAATTCGCTCGAGAAGAGGGTTGAGAGGCACTTTAAGAAAGAGAAGAGGCTTCACTGGCACATAGACTACCTAACTCTCAAAACTGAACCCCTAACAGCGTATTTAATACCTTCAAGCGTGAGGCTTGAAGAGATCCTATCAAAAGAGATCGCAAAAATAGGGGAAGTAGTCAGGGGATTTGGAGCCTCAGATTTAAACGTCCCAGGGAATCTCTTCTATTTCAACCACGATCCTAGGTATTTGGTTGAGAAGCTTCTCCAGAGCTTGGGATTAACTTACATAGAATTTCGGGCTTCAGAAGAGTAA
- a CDS encoding PINc/VapC family ATPase codes for MRVIVPDTSVIVDGRLTQYLKRVKEKVKVVVPEAVIAEIEHQANEGKAIGHTGLEELKKLREMANKGRILLEFYGERPELWQIRRAKAGEIDHMVREVARELNAVLITGDQVQRDIAIAKGIEVIYLESKKEPKTRLEDFFDKETMSVHLKAGVKPLAKKGRPGEWRLVPIRDEPLTEEELEEIADDIVERARRDPESFIELDEPGATVVQLRSYRIVIARPPFSDRIEITAVRPVKKLSIDDYNLSERLLERLKEKAEGILVAGPPGAGKTTFVQALAEWYASMGKIVKTMEKPRDLQVSEEITQYTALNGSMEKTGDVLLLVRPDYTIFDEMRKTSDFLIYTDLRLAGVGMVGVVHATKPIDAIQRFIGRVELGMIPQIVDTVIFIKAGRVAKVLTLEYKVKVPTGMKEEDLARPVIEVRDFETGQLEYEIYTFGEEVSVVPIKKEEKAPALKLAEKRLKQEIQRFLPDVYTEVEVVSPHKAVIYADEFDIPAIIGKKGKRIQELEKRLGISIDVKSFAEKQPEVREKIPVEIEEKKKSIVLRVSPDYSRKPLRFYAGNDYVFTATPSKKGVVKVSKSSPVGKLLKRYLDEGLTIWASL; via the coding sequence GTGAGAGTGATAGTCCCGGACACGAGCGTGATCGTAGATGGTAGGCTCACTCAGTATCTAAAGCGAGTAAAAGAGAAAGTAAAGGTCGTAGTACCCGAGGCTGTCATTGCTGAAATAGAGCACCAGGCTAATGAAGGGAAAGCAATAGGACATACTGGACTCGAGGAGCTCAAGAAGCTTAGAGAAATGGCCAATAAGGGCAGAATATTATTGGAGTTCTACGGTGAGAGACCTGAGTTGTGGCAAATAAGGAGGGCAAAGGCGGGAGAAATAGATCACATGGTGAGAGAGGTTGCAAGGGAGCTTAATGCTGTCCTAATAACTGGAGATCAAGTTCAGAGGGACATAGCGATAGCTAAGGGCATTGAGGTAATATACCTCGAGAGCAAAAAGGAGCCAAAGACAAGACTGGAGGACTTCTTTGACAAAGAAACAATGAGCGTTCACCTAAAGGCTGGAGTTAAGCCTCTGGCAAAGAAAGGAAGACCTGGAGAGTGGAGGCTAGTTCCAATAAGGGATGAACCGCTGACCGAGGAGGAGCTTGAGGAAATAGCCGATGATATAGTGGAGAGAGCGAGGAGAGATCCAGAGAGCTTCATAGAACTTGACGAGCCGGGGGCAACTGTTGTTCAGCTTAGGAGTTACAGAATCGTCATAGCTAGGCCTCCATTCTCGGATAGAATTGAGATCACCGCTGTAAGGCCAGTTAAGAAGCTCAGTATAGATGATTATAACCTAAGTGAGAGGCTTCTTGAGAGATTAAAGGAGAAAGCTGAGGGAATCTTGGTCGCAGGACCTCCAGGAGCAGGTAAAACGACTTTCGTTCAGGCGTTAGCTGAGTGGTATGCTTCAATGGGTAAGATAGTAAAAACAATGGAGAAGCCTAGGGATCTCCAAGTTAGTGAGGAGATAACTCAGTACACAGCCCTTAACGGTAGCATGGAGAAGACTGGAGATGTACTCTTACTAGTCAGACCAGACTACACGATATTCGATGAGATGAGAAAGACTAGTGACTTCCTAATCTATACAGATCTAAGGCTCGCAGGCGTTGGAATGGTCGGAGTTGTTCACGCGACCAAGCCCATAGATGCTATTCAGAGGTTCATAGGCAGGGTGGAGTTAGGTATGATTCCCCAGATAGTTGACACTGTAATATTCATCAAAGCTGGTAGGGTCGCCAAGGTTCTAACGCTCGAGTACAAAGTGAAAGTGCCCACGGGAATGAAAGAGGAAGATCTCGCGAGGCCCGTGATAGAGGTCAGGGACTTTGAAACTGGTCAGCTAGAATACGAGATTTACACGTTCGGTGAAGAGGTTAGCGTTGTTCCAATAAAGAAAGAAGAGAAGGCACCGGCTCTAAAGCTTGCGGAAAAGAGGCTTAAGCAGGAGATACAGAGGTTCCTGCCAGATGTCTATACGGAAGTAGAGGTTGTCAGCCCACACAAGGCCGTTATATATGCTGACGAGTTCGACATTCCAGCGATAATAGGGAAGAAGGGGAAGAGGATACAAGAATTAGAAAAAAGACTTGGAATAAGCATTGATGTAAAGAGCTTTGCAGAGAAGCAGCCAGAGGTCAGAGAGAAAATCCCGGTAGAAATAGAGGAAAAGAAGAAGAGCATAGTCCTTAGAGTCTCTCCTGACTATTCAAGAAAGCCTTTGAGGTTCTACGCGGGCAATGACTACGTTTTCACAGCGACACCTAGTAAGAAGGGGGTAGTGAAAGTTTCAAAGAGCTCGCCTGTTGGTAAGTTGCTTAAAAGATATCTCGACGAAGGCCTGACCATTTGGGCCTCACTTTGA
- a CDS encoding rubrerythrin family protein produces the protein MTLVETVRRIKEAEEKALKDYKDLLKELKKPEDAELKRVVLRLAVDKIFHKELMEAIERAYKEASALLKEHLEPFYPELEPIRESVMELDEGLALLPGVPSLLLPLDFGKVGYRIPPEEVLEELVKSFPEVSIIPQDKLDKIMEKFNDVIEREKEMQEGYKELENRAKHPIIKELSKAVLHNEEQHNAILTKVVGKFRK, from the coding sequence ATGACGCTGGTGGAGACTGTTAGGAGGATTAAGGAGGCAGAAGAGAAGGCTCTAAAGGACTACAAAGATCTCTTAAAGGAGCTCAAAAAGCCAGAAGATGCTGAGCTTAAGAGAGTAGTGCTAAGATTAGCTGTAGACAAAATATTTCACAAGGAGTTGATGGAAGCTATTGAGAGGGCATACAAAGAGGCCTCTGCACTTCTAAAGGAGCATTTGGAGCCTTTCTATCCAGAGCTTGAACCAATAAGAGAATCAGTTATGGAGTTAGATGAGGGACTCGCGCTACTCCCAGGTGTACCATCCCTCTTGCTACCCTTAGACTTTGGAAAGGTTGGATATAGGATACCTCCTGAAGAAGTTCTTGAAGAGCTTGTGAAATCATTCCCCGAAGTCTCAATAATTCCTCAGGATAAGCTTGATAAGATAATGGAGAAATTTAACGATGTTATTGAAAGAGAAAAAGAAATGCAAGAGGGATACAAAGAACTAGAGAACAGGGCAAAGCATCCAATTATTAAGGAGTTATCAAAGGCAGTTCTTCACAATGAAGAGCAACACAATGCTATCCTAACAAAGGTTGTTGGCAAGTTTAGAAAATAG
- a CDS encoding V4R domain-containing protein: MKVRSGLKTLDQILGDGFEKTHNIAIVGGIDNDHVLLLHQLVMSFLSQGHKVLLIEFRQDVNSLLKWLKSYRIDYDKYVESGMLKILDGFSNLYSPTHVTGANVLPNPMDLSITTAIIRDSVVKEEYDFVVIDDLTSLYTLQTDQKAYIRIVVRLANSIKRFGASTLASLNSDVLSPQDLSMLLIPFEYVLETKNENIIIRRSFLPLKVNQTVIPYIRTNKGIIPSQDAFKSIDKVRESLVLDNTGALMMGGVRVQIIEEYSESALIEFIYQFLGPEEGKEFLYRWGKYEMMNVPIDSELMSYSKEEAIKKVLDDSFEFTKATGGGLMKLIDISEDRIVIEGKNLFPGLRNFPYPAHLNYVGALTKLIEKLTGEIWEGDEIECESQGHSRCLFVIKRLSQGSIKRNLQSSKK; this comes from the coding sequence ATGAAGGTTAGGAGTGGTCTTAAAACTCTAGATCAAATATTGGGTGATGGATTTGAAAAAACACACAATATTGCAATAGTGGGTGGTATTGATAATGACCATGTGTTACTTCTTCATCAATTGGTTATGTCATTCTTATCACAAGGGCATAAGGTCCTCTTGATAGAGTTCAGACAGGATGTAAACTCGCTATTAAAGTGGCTGAAATCCTATAGAATAGACTACGATAAGTATGTAGAGTCGGGAATGCTAAAAATATTAGATGGTTTCTCTAACTTATATTCTCCCACCCATGTGACAGGAGCAAATGTGCTTCCAAATCCCATGGATCTTAGTATAACTACAGCGATAATAAGAGATAGTGTTGTCAAAGAAGAATATGATTTTGTTGTTATAGATGATCTCACATCCTTATATACCCTCCAGACTGATCAAAAGGCATATATAAGAATCGTGGTGAGACTGGCTAATTCCATTAAAAGATTCGGAGCTTCAACACTAGCCTCCCTTAATTCAGATGTACTTTCTCCTCAAGATTTATCGATGCTACTTATTCCGTTTGAATACGTTCTGGAGACTAAGAACGAGAACATTATTATTAGGAGGTCATTTCTACCCCTAAAGGTCAATCAAACTGTAATACCTTATATAAGAACAAACAAGGGGATAATACCATCTCAAGATGCCTTTAAGAGCATTGACAAAGTTCGAGAATCCCTAGTCCTCGACAATACGGGAGCATTAATGATGGGCGGAGTAAGAGTTCAAATAATTGAAGAATACTCAGAATCTGCCCTAATAGAATTTATATACCAATTCCTGGGACCAGAAGAAGGGAAGGAGTTTCTGTACAGGTGGGGGAAATATGAGATGATGAATGTTCCTATAGATTCAGAATTAATGAGTTATTCTAAAGAGGAAGCAATAAAGAAGGTTTTAGACGACAGTTTTGAATTCACAAAAGCAACCGGAGGAGGACTAATGAAGCTCATAGACATATCGGAAGATAGAATAGTCATTGAAGGAAAGAACTTATTCCCAGGGCTGAGAAACTTTCCTTATCCTGCTCATCTCAACTATGTTGGGGCCCTAACAAAGCTCATAGAAAAACTCACCGGGGAGATATGGGAGGGAGATGAAATAGAATGTGAAAGCCAAGGACATAGCAGATGTCTCTTTGTAATCAAAAGATTATCCCAAGGTAGCATTAAAAGGAACCTCCAAAGTTCCAAAAAGTGA
- a CDS encoding LEA type 2 family protein — protein MRRSVTILILLLVSVPLVNFGYFIFRYIALGPINDCEVRLVDVYVSHIETDNAQIVAILEISNPTKKKVSMDGVKIDLYAEKIYIGEYTFNRTIVLDPGEKFTIPVNFTIYYSNVPTDFVRILVENKTKEIKWWASGGIYADSLFGTLEVPFNATLG, from the coding sequence ATGAGACGTAGTGTTACAATCCTAATACTATTGTTGGTCTCAGTTCCGCTTGTTAACTTTGGGTACTTCATATTCAGGTACATAGCCCTAGGTCCCATCAATGACTGTGAGGTTAGGCTTGTTGACGTTTATGTCTCGCACATTGAAACTGATAATGCTCAGATAGTTGCCATACTTGAAATTTCAAATCCAACGAAGAAGAAAGTTTCAATGGATGGAGTCAAAATTGATTTGTACGCTGAGAAAATATACATCGGCGAATATACGTTTAACAGAACGATAGTCTTGGATCCAGGGGAGAAGTTCACTATCCCTGTAAATTTCACAATCTATTACTCAAATGTTCCAACAGATTTCGTTAGGATTCTAGTGGAGAATAAAACCAAGGAAATAAAATGGTGGGCAAGTGGGGGAATTTACGCGGACTCACTTTTTGGAACTTTGGAGGTTCCTTTTAATGCTACCTTGGGATAA
- a CDS encoding single- stranded DNA-binding family protein gives MPKLLTGFVRASGYANKVRKVLFAATRGKVPPEEVVRVSAEINKYIFDKLQELGVRKEDVVRISLDFSIDGDKIVWDPRTLKIEVYRKEEEEKLALAMEEVEQMERTFEEVVKELENLANKLKGVTEEIVNLVERIKQEHTGLKLRVEEDET, from the coding sequence ATGCCCAAGTTGCTAACAGGATTCGTGAGAGCTAGCGGTTATGCTAATAAGGTCAGGAAGGTTTTATTTGCCGCGACTAGGGGTAAGGTTCCTCCTGAAGAAGTTGTACGGGTTAGTGCTGAGATTAATAAGTATATATTTGACAAGCTCCAAGAGCTAGGCGTGAGAAAGGAGGATGTTGTCAGAATATCGCTTGATTTTAGTATCGATGGTGATAAGATAGTGTGGGATCCAAGGACCCTTAAGATAGAAGTTTACAGGAAGGAAGAAGAAGAGAAATTAGCTTTGGCTATGGAGGAAGTTGAGCAGATGGAAAGAACATTTGAAGAGGTAGTAAAGGAGCTTGAAAACCTTGCAAACAAGTTAAAAGGTGTTACCGAAGAGATAGTGAATCTTGTGGAAAGAATTAAGCAGGAGCATACTGGACTCAAGTTGAGGGTGGAGGAGGATGAGACGTAG